A genomic window from Chromatiales bacterium 21-64-14 includes:
- a CDS encoding nitrogen regulation protein NR(I), with amino-acid sequence MSSPERIWIIDDDRSIRWVLERALRQADMSVKTFESADGVLDALSRDVPDAIITDIRMPGTDGLQLLERIRAHYPDLPVIVITAHSDLDSAVSAFQGGAFEYLPKPFDVDDALAVVRRAVAHRRERSVGGGGTQSARMPEIIGEAPAMQEVFRAIGRLSRSNITVLITGQSGTGKELVARALHRHSPRTDHPFIALNMAAIPRDLLESELFGHERGAFTGATGQRRGRFEQADGGSLFLDEIGDMPAELQTRLLRVLSDGEFYRVGGHTAIQVDVRIIAATHQDLSQRVQEGTFREDLFHRLNVIRIQIPPLRERRTDIPGLARVFLEQAAQELDVAPKALRPDVDAYLQNLDWPGNVRQLENTCRWLTVMAPGREIHMADLPPELREDAGVPTREEDWESGLKRWAEQRLAQGERAILDEATPRLERILIETALRRTGGRRQDAAKLLGWGRNTLTRKIRELGMEATLGHEPS; translated from the coding sequence ATGAGTAGCCCGGAACGCATTTGGATCATCGATGATGACCGCTCGATCCGCTGGGTGCTGGAACGTGCCCTGCGGCAAGCGGACATGAGTGTGAAGACCTTCGAGAGCGCCGACGGCGTGCTGGACGCCCTGTCCCGCGATGTCCCGGATGCGATCATCACCGACATCCGCATGCCGGGCACCGATGGACTGCAATTGCTGGAGCGGATACGCGCGCACTATCCGGACCTGCCGGTGATCGTGATCACCGCGCATTCCGATTTGGACAGCGCCGTATCCGCCTTCCAGGGCGGCGCATTTGAATATCTTCCCAAGCCCTTCGACGTCGATGACGCACTCGCGGTGGTCCGCCGCGCCGTCGCACACCGGCGCGAACGCAGCGTTGGGGGTGGCGGTACCCAAAGCGCGCGCATGCCGGAGATCATCGGCGAAGCCCCGGCCATGCAGGAGGTGTTCCGCGCCATCGGCAGGCTGTCGCGGTCCAACATCACAGTGCTCATCACCGGCCAGTCAGGGACCGGCAAGGAACTGGTGGCGCGCGCCTTGCACCGCCACAGCCCGCGTACCGACCACCCCTTCATCGCCCTCAACATGGCGGCGATTCCCCGCGACCTTCTGGAGTCGGAGCTGTTCGGCCACGAGCGTGGCGCATTCACGGGCGCCACCGGCCAGCGACGCGGGCGCTTTGAGCAGGCCGACGGTGGCTCCCTCTTTCTGGACGAGATCGGCGATATGCCGGCGGAGTTGCAGACCCGGTTGTTACGCGTGCTGTCGGACGGGGAGTTCTACCGGGTTGGGGGACATACCGCGATCCAGGTGGACGTGCGGATCATCGCGGCCACCCACCAGGACCTGAGCCAGCGGGTGCAGGAGGGTACCTTTCGGGAAGACCTGTTCCACCGCCTGAATGTCATCCGGATCCAGATCCCGCCGCTGCGGGAACGGCGCACCGATATCCCCGGCCTGGCGCGCGTGTTTCTGGAACAGGCGGCGCAGGAGCTCGACGTGGCACCCAAGGCCTTGCGCCCGGATGTGGACGCCTACCTCCAGAACCTGGACTGGCCCGGTAATGTGCGCCAGCTGGAAAATACCTGCCGCTGGCTTACCGTGATGGCCCCCGGGCGGGAGATCCATATGGCGGACCTACCGCCGGAATTGCGGGAAGACGCCGGTGTCCCGACCCGCGAAGAGGACTGGGAATCGGGCCTGAAAAGGTGGGCGGAGCAGCGCCTCGCCCAGGGTGAACGGGCGATCCTGGATGAGGCGACCCCGCGGCTGGAGCGCATCCTGATCGAAACCGCCTTGCGGCGTACTGGTGGACGGCGTCAGGATGCCGCCAAGCTCCTGGGCTGGGGGCGCAACACCCTCACCCGGAAGATCCGCGAACTGGGCATGGAGGCGACGCTAGGCCACGAGCCTTCCTGA
- a CDS encoding two-component system sensor histidine kinase NtrB: MPAPVLPMRNGAQRVLENLSVAVLLLGDGLTLRYLNPAAEMLLEVSARQARGFHLNQLLPGAECLTPILAQALAGAHPYTERGLELRLPIDRLVTVDCTVTPILEADSSPAVVLELLQVDRHLRITREENLIAQSQVTRALIRGLAHEIKNPLGGLRGAAQLLERELPGAHLREYTRIIIGEADRLQSLVDRMLGPNGLPRKREINLHQVVEHVRNLVEVEAPAGVRIQRDYDPSIPPLWADPDQLVQALLNIVRNALQAVADQGTIALRTRAQRQFTIGTRRHKLVARIDVVDDGPGIPPELQESIFFPMITGRAGGTGLGLSIAQSLVNQHGGLIEYTSRPGHTEFTLLLPLECRDE, translated from the coding sequence ATGCCAGCGCCGGTCTTGCCAATGCGGAATGGGGCCCAAAGGGTCCTCGAGAATCTCAGCGTCGCGGTCCTATTGCTGGGGGACGGTCTCACCCTGCGCTACCTGAATCCGGCCGCGGAGATGCTGCTGGAGGTCAGCGCACGCCAGGCACGGGGGTTCCACCTGAACCAGCTCCTGCCCGGCGCCGAGTGCCTCACCCCGATCCTGGCCCAGGCCCTGGCGGGCGCCCACCCCTACACCGAACGGGGGCTGGAGCTGCGGCTCCCCATTGACCGCCTGGTCACCGTTGACTGCACCGTGACCCCGATTTTGGAGGCCGACTCCAGCCCCGCGGTGGTGCTGGAACTGCTACAGGTGGACCGCCACCTACGCATCACGCGGGAAGAGAACCTGATCGCCCAGAGCCAAGTAACCCGCGCCCTCATCCGCGGGCTCGCCCACGAGATCAAGAACCCCCTGGGTGGCCTGCGCGGAGCGGCACAACTCCTGGAACGGGAACTCCCCGGCGCGCATCTCAGGGAGTACACCCGCATCATCATCGGCGAGGCGGACCGGCTGCAGTCCCTGGTGGACCGGATGCTGGGTCCTAATGGACTGCCCCGCAAGCGCGAGATCAACCTGCACCAGGTGGTCGAGCATGTGCGCAACCTGGTGGAGGTGGAAGCGCCCGCCGGGGTGCGAATCCAGCGTGACTACGACCCCAGCATCCCGCCCCTCTGGGCGGATCCGGACCAGCTGGTGCAGGCGTTGTTAAACATCGTGCGCAATGCCCTTCAGGCGGTGGCCGATCAGGGGACCATCGCGTTGCGCACCCGCGCCCAACGCCAGTTCACCATCGGTACCCGGCGCCACAAACTGGTGGCACGGATCGACGTGGTGGACGATGGTCCGGGGATTCCACCGGAACTTCAGGAGAGCATCTTCTTCCCGATGATCACGGGTCGTGCGGGCGGTACCGGGCTCGGTCTCTCCATTGCCCAATCACTGGTAAACCAGCACGGCGGATTGATCGAATACACCAGCCGTCCGGGCCATACCGAATTCACCCTGCTGTTGCCATTGGAGTGCCGCGATGAGTAG
- a CDS encoding type I glutamate--ammonia ligase: MSAKVLKLLKDQGVKFVDLRFADTRGKEQHLSMPASQVDGSFFKDGKMFDGSSIAGWKGINESDMVLMPDPETAVMDPFTDEPTLIVRCDILEPTTMQGYDRDPRTIAKRAEAYLKSTKIADTAYFGPEPEFFIFDDARWGAEMRGAFYKIDSDEASWNSERVFDDGNIGHRPSVKGGYFPVPPVDSLQDIRSAMCLALEEMGLKVEVHHHEVATAGQCEIGTAFNTLTRKADELLILKYVVQNVAHAYGKTATFMPKPLVGDNGSGMHVHQSLAKQGKNLFAGNKYGGLSELALYYIGGIFKHARALNAFTNSGTNSYKRLVPGFEAPVLLAYSARNRSASVRIPYVANPKARRIEVRFPDSSGNPYFTFAALMMAGIDGILNKIHPGEAMDKDLYDLPPEEEKKIPTVCHALDQALGILDKDRKFLTAGGVFSDDMIDGYIDLKMKEVTRLRMTTHPVEFDLYYSL, encoded by the coding sequence ATGTCCGCGAAAGTACTGAAGTTGCTCAAAGACCAGGGTGTCAAATTTGTCGACCTCCGGTTCGCCGACACCCGTGGTAAAGAACAGCATCTGTCCATGCCGGCGAGCCAAGTGGACGGCAGCTTTTTCAAGGACGGCAAGATGTTCGATGGTTCCAGCATCGCCGGCTGGAAAGGGATCAATGAATCCGACATGGTGCTAATGCCGGACCCGGAAACGGCGGTGATGGACCCGTTTACCGACGAGCCGACCCTGATCGTGCGCTGCGATATCCTCGAGCCCACCACCATGCAGGGTTACGACCGCGATCCGCGGACGATCGCCAAGCGCGCCGAGGCCTACCTGAAGTCCACCAAGATCGCCGATACCGCCTACTTCGGGCCGGAGCCGGAGTTTTTCATCTTTGACGACGCGCGCTGGGGTGCGGAGATGCGCGGCGCGTTCTACAAGATCGACTCCGACGAGGCATCGTGGAACTCCGAGCGCGTCTTCGATGACGGCAACATCGGGCACCGTCCCTCCGTCAAGGGCGGATATTTCCCGGTGCCACCGGTGGACTCCCTGCAAGATATCCGCTCCGCCATGTGTCTGGCACTGGAGGAGATGGGGTTGAAGGTGGAGGTGCATCATCACGAGGTGGCAACCGCTGGTCAGTGCGAGATCGGCACCGCCTTCAACACCCTTACCCGCAAGGCGGACGAACTGCTGATCCTCAAGTACGTGGTTCAGAACGTGGCCCACGCCTACGGCAAGACGGCGACCTTCATGCCGAAACCCTTGGTGGGCGACAACGGCAGCGGCATGCATGTGCACCAGTCCCTGGCCAAGCAGGGCAAGAATCTGTTCGCGGGCAACAAGTACGGTGGGTTGTCGGAACTCGCGCTTTACTATATCGGCGGCATCTTCAAGCACGCGCGTGCCCTGAATGCCTTTACGAACTCAGGTACCAACAGTTACAAGCGCCTGGTCCCGGGTTTCGAGGCACCGGTGCTGCTGGCCTACTCGGCGCGCAATCGCTCCGCATCGGTGCGTATCCCGTACGTGGCCAACCCAAAGGCGCGGCGCATCGAGGTACGGTTCCCGGACTCCAGCGGCAACCCGTACTTCACCTTTGCGGCGTTGATGATGGCGGGCATCGACGGGATCCTCAATAAGATCCACCCCGGCGAGGCCATGGACAAGGACCTGTACGATCTTCCGCCGGAAGAGGAAAAGAAGATCCCCACGGTGTGTCACGCGCTGGATCAGGCGCTTGGCATATTGGACAAGGACCGCAAGTTCCTCACCGCCGGTGGAGTGTTTTCCGACGATATGATCGACGGGTATATCGACCTGAAGATGAAGGAGGTCACCCGCCTGCGCATGACCACGCATCCAGTGGAATTTGATCTCTATTATAGCCTGTGA
- a CDS encoding SirA family protein translates to MTCQVLDARRLLCPLPVIRTQDRVRLMLPGDRLEIRCTDPGATHDIPVWCRMYGHRVLETRESGGEIVITIEVAVGS, encoded by the coding sequence GTGACCTGTCAGGTACTGGACGCACGCCGTCTGCTGTGTCCCCTGCCGGTGATCCGTACCCAGGATCGGGTTCGCCTTATGCTCCCCGGGGACCGGCTGGAGATCCGTTGCACCGACCCCGGTGCCACCCACGATATCCCGGTCTGGTGCCGCATGTACGGTCACCGGGTACTGGAGACCCGGGAGTCCGGGGGGGAAATCGTGATCACCATCGAGGTGGCCGTCGGCTCGTGA
- a CDS encoding tRNA (5-methylaminomethyl-2-thiouridylate)-methyltransferase — protein MTEPRKAVALVSGGLDSMLAVKVILDQGIHVEGINFFTGFCVEGHTHAIRDRDRARPKRNNALWVAEQLGIRLHILDVSQDYKDVVLNPRHGYGQNLNPCLDCKGFMVGRARAWMEAHGFDFVITGEVLGQRPMSQRRDTLPVVARESGAGDRLLRPLCARLLPPTLPEREGWVDRERLLDFNGRSRKPQMALAKRYGFSDYAQPAGGCCFLTDARYSAKLQDLWQAQGVRDYELDDIMLLKVGRHLRPRPHFKLIIAREEGENRFLEGYRRQFTHLTTVSHPGPLALVDGAADGTDLELAARLTARFSQGRDAPWVQVEVTPLGKAPRVLEVAPLAADGVPKEWYL, from the coding sequence ATGACTGAACCGCGCAAGGCAGTGGCGCTGGTGTCCGGTGGCCTTGACTCCATGCTGGCCGTGAAAGTGATCTTGGACCAGGGCATCCATGTGGAGGGGATCAATTTCTTCACGGGATTCTGCGTCGAGGGACACACCCATGCCATACGCGACCGTGACCGGGCGCGCCCAAAACGCAACAACGCCCTGTGGGTGGCCGAGCAGCTCGGGATCCGGTTGCACATCCTGGACGTATCCCAGGACTACAAGGACGTGGTGCTCAATCCCCGCCACGGCTACGGCCAAAACCTCAACCCGTGCCTGGACTGCAAGGGGTTCATGGTGGGGCGGGCGCGGGCTTGGATGGAGGCCCACGGTTTCGACTTCGTGATCACCGGGGAGGTCCTGGGCCAGCGTCCCATGTCCCAGCGCCGCGATACCCTCCCGGTGGTGGCACGGGAGTCGGGCGCCGGGGACCGGTTGTTGCGTCCGCTGTGTGCCCGGTTGCTGCCGCCCACCTTGCCTGAGCGGGAGGGCTGGGTGGACCGCGAGCGGCTGTTGGATTTCAACGGACGGTCCCGCAAGCCCCAGATGGCCTTGGCCAAGCGCTACGGATTCAGCGACTACGCTCAGCCTGCCGGCGGCTGCTGCTTCCTCACGGATGCGCGCTACTCGGCAAAGCTGCAGGACCTGTGGCAGGCACAGGGGGTCCGGGACTACGAACTAGACGATATCATGCTGTTAAAGGTAGGGCGCCACCTGCGCCCGCGCCCTCACTTCAAGCTCATTATTGCCCGGGAAGAAGGCGAGAATCGATTCCTGGAGGGCTACCGGCGGCAGTTTACCCACCTGACCACCGTGAGCCACCCCGGGCCCCTGGCCTTGGTAGACGGGGCGGCGGACGGCACGGATCTGGAGCTGGCCGCGCGTCTGACTGCCCGCTTCAGCCAAGGCCGGGACGCACCGTGGGTCCAGGTGGAGGTGACGCCCCTCGGAAAGGCCCCGCGCGTGCTGGAGGTGGCGCCGCTGGCGGCGGATGGGGTTCCCAAGGAGTGGTATCTGTGA
- a CDS encoding glycine--tRNA ligase subunit alpha yields MPSEVAPKPPATFQGLILALQRYWAEQGCVLLQPLDLEVGAGTFHPATFLRAIGPEPWNAAYVQPSRRPTDGRYGENPNRLQHYYQFQVVLKPSPPAMQDLYLGSLAALGIDARIHDIRFVEDNWESPTLGAWGLGWEVWLNGMEVTQFTYFQQVGGLDCAPVMGEITYGLERIAMYLQDVESLFDLTWTDGPLGRVTYRDVFHQNEVEMSAYNFEQADVDTLFQWFEDCEAQSRRLTELDLPLPAYELVLKASHLFNLLDARNAISVTERQRYMLRVRALARAVAERYFERRKALGFPLSRAATGPGHD; encoded by the coding sequence GTGCCCAGCGAAGTCGCCCCGAAACCTCCGGCCACTTTTCAAGGTCTCATTCTCGCCCTGCAGCGCTACTGGGCGGAACAGGGCTGTGTCCTGCTGCAACCCCTGGACCTGGAAGTGGGCGCCGGGACCTTCCATCCAGCCACCTTCTTGCGCGCCATCGGTCCGGAACCCTGGAACGCCGCCTACGTGCAGCCCTCGCGCCGGCCCACCGACGGGCGCTACGGGGAGAACCCCAACCGGCTGCAGCACTACTATCAGTTCCAGGTGGTGCTGAAACCGTCCCCCCCCGCGATGCAGGACCTCTACCTGGGATCCCTGGCTGCGCTGGGGATTGACGCGCGGATCCACGACATCCGCTTCGTGGAGGACAATTGGGAATCCCCCACTCTGGGCGCATGGGGCCTCGGCTGGGAGGTGTGGCTCAACGGCATGGAGGTCACGCAGTTCACTTATTTCCAGCAGGTGGGCGGTCTGGACTGCGCGCCGGTGATGGGCGAGATCACCTACGGACTGGAGCGCATCGCCATGTACCTGCAGGACGTGGAGAGCCTGTTCGATCTAACCTGGACCGACGGGCCCCTGGGGCGCGTCACCTATCGGGACGTGTTCCATCAGAACGAAGTGGAGATGTCCGCCTACAACTTCGAGCAGGCGGACGTGGATACGCTGTTCCAGTGGTTCGAGGACTGTGAAGCCCAGAGCCGGCGTCTCACGGAGTTGGACCTGCCACTGCCTGCTTATGAACTGGTGCTGAAGGCCTCCCATCTCTTCAATCTGCTCGATGCGCGGAACGCCATCTCGGTCACCGAGCGCCAGCGTTACATGCTGCGCGTGCGGGCGCTGGCGCGCGCCGTCGCGGAGCGCTACTTCGAGCGGCGCAAAGCGCTTGGGTTTCCGTTGAGCCGCGCCGCTACGGGGCCCGGCCATGACTGA